One Candidatus Deferrimicrobiaceae bacterium genomic region harbors:
- a CDS encoding N-acetylmuramoyl-L-alanine amidase produces the protein MSSLSRNLLAAIAAAFLLSPPHVFPSSAGLSLVSDIRAWTNEEYTRVVIDLEADAKYEANFLRADPAKNLPPRIFIDIRGADLREQIVRQPVEVNNGLLTRVRAGRFRAGVVRVVIDLERESGYRVFDLSDPSRIIVDVEGAGDAGRQPAVPGRGGKIVVMLDPGHGGKDPGATGPTGLQEKDVVLTIGRMVREKLSRFPEFDTRMTRDRDIFLPLEERTAMANKADADIFVSLHINASRNRSAEGISTYVLSHATDREALELAARENGVSVQKLSAVKFIIDDLSTYGRKKESLKLAKTVNDAIVRNISTRHGPVNDLGLKQAPFYVLVGARMTAVLVETSFISNRSEEARLRRHEYLETIADSVVEAIRYYGEKGVLARAGS, from the coding sequence TTGAGTTCCCTCTCCCGCAATCTGCTCGCGGCCATCGCCGCCGCGTTCCTGCTCTCTCCGCCCCACGTGTTTCCGTCTTCCGCCGGCCTCTCCCTCGTATCCGACATCCGCGCCTGGACGAACGAGGAATACACCCGCGTCGTCATCGACCTGGAGGCGGACGCGAAGTACGAGGCGAACTTCCTGCGCGCCGACCCCGCGAAAAATCTCCCCCCCCGGATCTTCATCGACATCCGCGGGGCGGACCTCCGGGAGCAGATCGTGCGGCAGCCGGTGGAGGTGAACAACGGATTGTTGACCCGCGTCCGCGCGGGCCGGTTCCGGGCGGGCGTGGTGCGCGTCGTCATCGACCTCGAGCGGGAGAGCGGGTACCGCGTGTTCGACCTCTCCGACCCTTCCCGGATCATCGTGGACGTCGAAGGGGCGGGGGATGCCGGGAGACAGCCCGCCGTCCCCGGCCGGGGCGGGAAGATCGTCGTCATGCTCGACCCGGGCCACGGCGGGAAGGATCCGGGGGCGACCGGCCCCACCGGGTTGCAGGAAAAGGACGTTGTGCTGACGATCGGGCGGATGGTCCGGGAGAAGCTCTCCCGGTTCCCCGAGTTCGACACCCGCATGACCCGGGACCGCGACATCTTCCTCCCGCTCGAGGAGCGGACCGCGATGGCCAACAAGGCGGACGCCGACATCTTCGTGTCGCTCCACATCAATGCGAGCCGGAACCGCAGCGCCGAGGGGATCTCCACCTACGTCCTGAGCCACGCCACGGACCGGGAGGCGCTCGAGCTCGCCGCCCGCGAGAACGGGGTCTCCGTGCAGAAGCTGTCCGCGGTCAAGTTCATCATTGACGACCTGTCCACCTACGGCAGGAAGAAGGAGTCGCTCAAGCTCGCCAAGACGGTGAACGACGCCATCGTCCGGAACATCAGCACCCGGCACGGCCCCGTGAACGACCTGGGGCTCAAGCAGGCCCCCTTCTACGTTCTGGTGGGCGCCCGGATGACGGCCGTCCTCGTGGAGACCTCCTTCATCAGCAACCGCAGCGAAGAGGCCCGGCTGCGCCGCCACGAATATCTGGAGACGATCGCCGACAGCGTGGTGGAGGCCATCCGGTATTACGGGGAAAAAGGCGTGCTTGCCCGCGCGGGTTCGTGA